TACACGGCCGAGGGCAGTGTGCGGAAGAACGCGTGCAGGAAGAACACTGTGAACGGCATCGAGAACGCGACGTACACCAGGATCAGTCCCTGGTACGTGTTCAGCATGTGGAGCTTGCTCACCTGGAAGAACAGTGGCACCAGCGCCAGGTACACCGGTAGCATCACGCCGCTGACGAACAGGTAGTAGATGAAGCGGTTGCCGCGGAACTCGAACCGTGCCAGTACGTACGCCGCCATTGCGCCGAACAGCATCGTCAGGGACACCGAGAACACCAGCACGATGACCGTGTCCTTCAGATACGTGCTGATTCCGGTGTGCCAGGCGCGGGAGAACGCGTCGAACGACCAGTGGTGCGGCCAGGACCATGCGCTGCCGTTGAGTTCGCTGGTGTTCTTGAACGCTCCGAGTACCACCCACAGCACCGGGCCAACGACCATGATCCCCCAGATGACCATGAATCCGGTGCCGAACACGTTCAGGGTCGCGCCGGACTCGCCGAAGCGCCGGGTGCGCTCCGTGCCGGCGCCGCTGCTGCCGGGCTTTGCGCTCGGCGTCCCCGGGGTGCCCGATGCCGGGCTCGCTGGCGGGGTCTGCGTCATATCGGCTGCCATGTCGTCTTTTCCTCCGCGCTCAGTACTCGAGGCGCTCGCGGCGCGTGGCGCGCAGGACGACGAGCGAAAGGATGAGGGTGATGAAGAAGATGACGACGCCCATCGCGCAGGCGTACCCGGCCTTGCCCAGTACCTGGAAGTTGCGCATCAGGTACGTCGCCAGGACCTCGCCGTGCTCGTCCGGGCCGCCGCCGAAGCTGGAGCCCGGGGTCAGGGTGGCCACCAGGGCGAAGGCGTCCATCGCGGCGACTGCCAGGTAGACCCAGGCGGTCTGCACTGAGTCCCACAGCAGGGGCATCGTGACCTTGAAGTAGGTCTGGGTGCGTCCGGCGCCGTCCAGCAGGGCCGCCTCGTAGTAGTCCCGGGGGATTTGCTGCATCGCTGCCGAGAACAGCACCAGGTAGAAGCCGACCCACTGCCAGACCAGGATGAACATGATGCACCAGAGCACGAACGTGGGGGAGTTCAGGAACTCCCAGGGGTGGTTCGCGTCTGTCAGCCCGAGTTTGATGACGATGGCGTTGAACAGGCCGACGCTGTTGGACTCGTAGGCGGCCTGGAACAGGATCACGACGATCGCGACCGAGAGTACCTGCGGGAAGAAGAAGATGACCCGGAGGAAGGCCGAGCCTCGGATGCCCTTCACGCCGCCGAGACCGCCGCGGCGTCCGCCGACGTTCAGCATGAAGGCGAAGAACATCGCCAGGATGATGGTGACCGTGGGGAACACGATCAGGATGATCATGTTGTGGCCCAGGGCCTTGAGGAAGATCGAGTCGTGGAACAGGTCCACGTAGTTCTTGAACCAGACCGTCTTGGTCGGCGGCGCGACGCCGCTCCACTCCGTCAGGGAGTAGCCGAAGGTCTCGATGTAGGGCCAGATGACGAAGGTCAGATAGACCGCGAGCGGCCCCGCGAGGAACGAGGCGATGAACAGCCGCTCTCTGGTCTTCTTGCGCAGCCGCATGGCGCGTGCTCCCGGGGAGGAAAGGGGAGGGTGGGACTGTGGCGGAGGGTGCGCCGTGGGCGCCGGACGGTGCCGGCGGGCCCGGCGGGGGGGGGGGCGGGGGGGGGCCGGAGGTGCAGGGGGGCCGCGTGAA
This region of Catenulispora sp. EB89 genomic DNA includes:
- a CDS encoding carbohydrate ABC transporter permease; translated protein: MAADMTQTPPASPASGTPGTPSAKPGSSGAGTERTRRFGESGATLNVFGTGFMVIWGIMVVGPVLWVVLGAFKNTSELNGSAWSWPHHWSFDAFSRAWHTGISTYLKDTVIVLVFSVSLTMLFGAMAAYVLARFEFRGNRFIYYLFVSGVMLPVYLALVPLFFQVSKLHMLNTYQGLILVYVAFSMPFTVFFLHAFFRTLPSAVYEAALIDGASHTRAFFQVMLPMAKPGLISVGIFNILGQWNQYLLPVVLMQSQHGEAPHYMLSQGLVSLMVAQGYSGDFPALFAGMTIAMLPVMAVYLSFQRQVQAGLTAGTLK
- a CDS encoding carbohydrate ABC transporter permease translates to MRLRKKTRERLFIASFLAGPLAVYLTFVIWPYIETFGYSLTEWSGVAPPTKTVWFKNYVDLFHDSIFLKALGHNMIILIVFPTVTIILAMFFAFMLNVGGRRGGLGGVKGIRGSAFLRVIFFFPQVLSVAIVVILFQAAYESNSVGLFNAIVIKLGLTDANHPWEFLNSPTFVLWCIMFILVWQWVGFYLVLFSAAMQQIPRDYYEAALLDGAGRTQTYFKVTMPLLWDSVQTAWVYLAVAAMDAFALVATLTPGSSFGGGPDEHGEVLATYLMRNFQVLGKAGYACAMGVVIFFITLILSLVVLRATRRERLEY